One genomic segment of Thioclava sp. GXIMD2076 includes these proteins:
- a CDS encoding GMC family oxidoreductase, whose translation MTGPAKRLPHTDAVVIGLGWAGSIIAKEMVDAGLEVVGLERGGWIETGVDFNINTAPDELRYARRQELMLQTVQNTVTARNNSAQEALPMRKWGSFHPGNGTGGAGLHWAGITWRFQPEEFRLASYLSEKYGDEVDPNLTLQDWGTDWSEMEPAYDYFERIAGVSGKAGNINGEILAGGNPFEGARTRDYPTGPTIPTYAPKLFAQVAEDLGYKPFHTPSSILSEAYTNIYGMQMGPCTYCGFCTNYGCANLSKASAITCVLPALVRQQGFTARTRSEVLKIETDSNGSKATGVTFVDSDGQEWFQPADIVVSAAFTFENVRLMLLSGIGTPYDPATGKGQTGRNYCYQTANNVRLFFDDKEFNSFIGGGAIGMAIDETNNDNFDHSGLGFVGGGSTRVGPIGAPPIGSRPVPEGTPKWGSKWKQATTENYNRSMSIGCESSSYAQRGNYLSLDPNYKDRLGRPLLRVTFDFPENDLRMSQYVTDKIEEIGRAMNPRSIERNAMTGHWNTVPYQSSHVVGGFVMGADPETSGTNKYLQSWQVPNLFVVGANAFPQNPGYNPTGTVGALAVKAAWAITRDYLKAPHQPLVQA comes from the coding sequence ATGACCGGACCAGCAAAAAGACTTCCTCATACGGATGCTGTTGTCATTGGCCTTGGCTGGGCCGGATCGATTATCGCCAAGGAAATGGTGGATGCGGGGCTCGAGGTCGTGGGGCTCGAACGCGGCGGGTGGATCGAGACGGGGGTGGATTTCAACATCAACACCGCGCCCGACGAGCTGCGCTATGCCCGCCGTCAGGAGCTGATGCTGCAGACTGTGCAAAACACCGTGACCGCGCGCAACAACAGTGCGCAGGAGGCGCTGCCGATGCGCAAATGGGGCTCCTTCCATCCCGGCAATGGCACGGGCGGCGCGGGTCTGCACTGGGCAGGCATCACATGGCGCTTCCAGCCCGAGGAGTTCCGCCTCGCCTCGTATCTGAGCGAGAAATATGGCGATGAGGTCGACCCGAACCTGACGTTACAGGACTGGGGCACGGACTGGTCGGAGATGGAACCGGCCTATGACTATTTCGAGCGTATCGCAGGCGTCTCGGGCAAGGCCGGCAATATCAATGGCGAGATCCTCGCGGGCGGCAACCCGTTCGAGGGCGCGCGCACCCGCGATTATCCCACCGGACCGACGATCCCCACCTATGCGCCCAAGCTCTTCGCGCAGGTGGCCGAGGATCTGGGTTACAAGCCTTTCCACACGCCCTCCTCTATCCTCTCGGAAGCCTATACCAATATCTACGGCATGCAGATGGGCCCCTGCACTTATTGCGGCTTCTGCACCAATTACGGCTGCGCGAACCTGTCCAAAGCCTCGGCCATTACCTGCGTGCTGCCTGCGCTTGTGCGCCAGCAGGGCTTCACCGCCCGCACCCGCTCGGAAGTGCTGAAAATCGAGACCGATAGCAACGGCAGCAAAGCCACTGGCGTGACTTTCGTCGACTCCGACGGGCAGGAATGGTTCCAGCCCGCCGATATCGTGGTCTCCGCAGCTTTCACCTTCGAGAACGTCCGGCTGATGCTCCTGTCGGGGATCGGCACGCCCTATGATCCGGCCACGGGCAAAGGCCAGACAGGGCGCAACTACTGTTACCAGACCGCCAATAATGTGCGGCTCTTTTTCGACGACAAGGAATTCAACAGTTTCATCGGCGGCGGCGCCATCGGCATGGCCATCGACGAGACGAATAATGACAATTTCGACCATTCGGGCTTGGGCTTCGTGGGCGGCGGCTCGACCCGCGTGGGGCCGATCGGCGCGCCGCCCATCGGATCGCGTCCCGTCCCCGAGGGCACACCGAAATGGGGCAGCAAATGGAAACAGGCCACGACCGAGAACTATAACCGCTCCATGTCGATCGGCTGCGAGAGTTCCTCCTATGCGCAGCGCGGCAATTACCTTTCGCTCGATCCCAATTACAAGGACCGGCTGGGCAGACCGTTGCTGCGCGTCACTTTCGACTTCCCCGAGAACGATCTGAGAATGTCGCAATATGTCACCGACAAGATCGAAGAGATCGGGCGCGCGATGAACCCGCGCTCGATCGAGCGCAACGCGATGACGGGCCATTGGAACACCGTGCCCTACCAGTCCTCGCATGTGGTGGGCGGCTTCGTGATGGGGGCCGATCCCGAAACCTCGGGGACCAATAAATACCTCCAGAGCTGGCAGGTGCCCAATCTCTTTGTGGTCGGCGCCAATGCCTTCCCGCAAAACCCGGGCTACAATCCCACGGGCACGGTAGGCGCGCTGGCGGTGAAAGCCGCATGGGCCATCACCCGCGACTATCTCAAAGCGCCCCATCAACCGCTGGTGCAGGCATGA
- a CDS encoding gluconate 2-dehydrogenase subunit 3 family protein, producing the protein MSLKPPLLTRRRLLASAAAGLSLISTGAYARVLDGTAPWQPFAANPPEQGWTGTWRFFNEAEARTIGAMADRMIPADDLSVSGREAGCAEFIDGQLAGSYGTGEKLYMQGPFKEGTPEQGDQLPWTMAERYRMGLASLSEYCRKTYSNEFADLDGETQDEVLSGLETGDIALSPIPSKTLFSDILNNVMEGFFADPLYGGNRDMASWKMLGFPGARYDYRPYLMKYNEKLDLEPVSMAGRAAWQTEATQ; encoded by the coding sequence ATGAGCCTGAAGCCCCCCTTATTGACCCGCAGACGGCTGCTTGCCAGCGCCGCCGCGGGCCTCAGCCTGATATCTACCGGCGCCTATGCGCGTGTTCTTGATGGGACCGCACCGTGGCAGCCCTTTGCAGCCAATCCGCCCGAACAGGGTTGGACCGGCACATGGCGGTTTTTCAACGAGGCCGAGGCCCGCACCATTGGCGCGATGGCCGATAGGATGATCCCGGCCGACGATCTGTCGGTCTCGGGGCGCGAGGCGGGCTGCGCCGAGTTCATCGATGGCCAGCTGGCCGGAAGCTATGGCACGGGCGAGAAGCTCTATATGCAGGGCCCGTTCAAGGAAGGCACGCCCGAACAGGGCGACCAGCTCCCCTGGACCATGGCCGAGCGCTACCGGATGGGGCTCGCCTCGCTCTCGGAATATTGCCGCAAGACCTATTCCAACGAGTTCGCCGATCTGGACGGAGAGACGCAGGACGAGGTGCTGAGCGGGCTCGAGACGGGCGATATCGCCCTCAGCCCGATCCCGTCCAAGACTCTGTTCTCCGATATCCTGAACAATGTGATGGAGGGCTTCTTTGCCGATCCGCTTTATGGCGGCAATCGCGATATGGCCTCTTGGAAGATGCTTGGCTTTCCGGGCGCGCGCTATGATTACCGCCCCTACCTTATGAAATACAACGAGAAACTCGACCTAGAGCCGGTCTCCATGGCAGGCCGCGCAGCATGGCAAACGGAGGCGACCCAATGA
- a CDS encoding L-dopachrome tautomerase-related protein, which translates to MQNPLSHWTRPLTIMSLLMASFLPTQTIAQSVSPAPIDYGAKAGAPLTEVGTYPWLANAAALTSDGTIFLGLPRWTGYEATPGIAVLDPQSDTLRAFPGGAWNTWTPDAPTGEALVNVNTIHIFDDDTLWAVDQGTPFFGPKVDEAAAKVLQFDTKAGKLLRKIVLGPDILPEGGSLNDLRLDAENAYFTDSGLGGIVIVNLETGKALRRLDAHVSVTANPQRPPIGEKGQILTNPQGAQIQVHSDPIEISPDGQWLYYQPLSGPLYRVPTKALRDETLSEADLEKQVEFVYDTPPLVGTAMDSKGNLYMAEMDRPRITVLSPDGTLRVLAQDDRLWGPDAMVISDDRALYVPIPQTGRLAANRGPDGKNMIEPPFHLFRMALPDWAGDRERVPPVFR; encoded by the coding sequence ATGCAAAATCCGCTCTCACACTGGACCCGTCCGCTCACGATCATGAGCCTGCTCATGGCGTCCTTCCTACCAACCCAGACCATCGCCCAGAGCGTGAGCCCCGCCCCGATCGATTATGGCGCAAAGGCCGGTGCGCCCCTGACCGAGGTCGGGACCTATCCGTGGCTCGCCAATGCCGCGGCGCTCACCAGTGACGGCACGATCTTTCTCGGTCTGCCGCGCTGGACCGGCTACGAGGCGACACCCGGTATCGCGGTTCTCGACCCGCAGTCCGATACGCTACGCGCCTTTCCGGGAGGCGCGTGGAACACCTGGACCCCCGACGCGCCCACCGGCGAGGCGCTGGTAAATGTCAACACGATCCATATTTTCGATGACGACACGCTCTGGGCGGTTGATCAGGGGACACCGTTCTTCGGGCCGAAGGTCGATGAGGCCGCGGCCAAGGTGCTACAATTCGACACCAAGGCCGGCAAGCTCCTGCGCAAGATCGTGCTCGGCCCCGATATCCTGCCGGAGGGCGGCTCGCTCAATGATCTGCGCCTTGATGCGGAAAACGCCTATTTCACCGATTCCGGTCTGGGCGGGATCGTGATCGTCAACCTCGAGACCGGCAAGGCGCTGCGCAGGCTCGACGCGCATGTCTCGGTCACCGCAAATCCCCAGCGCCCGCCCATCGGCGAGAAAGGCCAGATCCTGACCAATCCGCAGGGCGCGCAGATACAGGTCCATTCCGATCCGATCGAGATCTCCCCGGACGGGCAATGGCTCTATTACCAACCGCTGAGCGGCCCGCTCTACCGTGTGCCCACCAAGGCGCTGCGCGATGAGACCCTGTCCGAGGCAGATCTCGAGAAACAGGTGGAATTTGTCTATGACACGCCACCGCTCGTGGGCACCGCGATGGATAGCAAGGGCAATCTCTATATGGCCGAGATGGACCGCCCCCGGATCACGGTGCTCTCGCCCGACGGAACCTTGCGCGTTCTGGCACAGGATGACCGGCTCTGGGGTCCGGATGCGATGGTAATCAGCGATGACCGCGCGCTTTATGTTCCGATCCCGCAGACCGGACGACTGGCCGCCAATCGCGGGCCCGACGGCAAGAACATGATCGAGCCGCCCTTCCACCTGTTCAGGATGGCCCTGCCCGACTGGGCCGGCGACCGCGAGCGCGTGCCGCCGGTTTTCAGGTAA
- a CDS encoding aldo/keto reductase: MPDSSFSTPLPRIDLAPGLNIARLVCGLWQVADLEKDGTTLDPVLAANQLEAYAKAGFDTFDMADHYGSAEIITGELTNRAGMGGVRAFTKWCPEPGPMTPEIVRAGIVERLERMRTSRIDLLQFHWWSFEDPRWLDALREIEALRQEGLIGAIGVTNFDAAHLELALAEGIEIVSNQVSFSLVDRRAAGALTDLCARYDVKLLAYGTLCGGFISEKWLGQPEPTEITDWSRMKYKRFIDAAGGWATFQDLLAAAHEIGRKHGVSLSNVASAWVLETPSVAATIIGARITEAEHRADNLQIFGFALDDEDRARLEAVFARMKMVPGDCGDEYRKPPFLTASGDLSHHLNSIAPLHPALPDPNLPDRARVFSGSRWEPIAGYCRAVRVGERILVSGTTATHGADHAIAPDNAGAQTTYILDKIVAALRAHGAGPEHVVRTRIYLTDAEDCEAVSRAHGRFFAQHPPANTLLQVARLIGPYRVEIEAEAMLSA; encoded by the coding sequence ATGCCTGACAGCTCTTTCTCCACCCCCCTGCCACGCATCGATCTGGCGCCGGGATTGAATATTGCGCGGCTTGTCTGCGGCTTATGGCAGGTGGCCGATCTGGAAAAGGACGGCACGACGCTTGACCCGGTGCTGGCGGCCAACCAGCTTGAGGCCTATGCCAAAGCGGGGTTCGACACATTCGATATGGCCGACCATTATGGTAGCGCCGAGATCATCACGGGCGAATTAACCAATCGGGCCGGCATGGGCGGCGTGCGTGCCTTCACCAAATGGTGCCCCGAACCGGGCCCGATGACGCCCGAGATCGTGCGGGCGGGGATTGTCGAACGGCTCGAGCGGATGCGGACCTCGCGTATCGACCTCCTGCAATTCCACTGGTGGAGCTTCGAGGACCCGCGCTGGCTCGATGCGCTGCGCGAGATCGAGGCGCTGCGGCAGGAGGGGCTGATCGGCGCGATCGGTGTGACCAATTTCGATGCGGCCCATCTGGAGCTGGCGCTGGCCGAGGGGATCGAGATCGTCTCCAATCAGGTGAGTTTCTCGCTCGTCGACCGCCGTGCGGCAGGGGCGCTGACCGATCTTTGCGCCCGCTATGATGTGAAGCTTCTGGCCTATGGCACGCTTTGCGGCGGGTTTATCTCGGAGAAATGGCTGGGCCAGCCCGAACCCACCGAGATCACCGACTGGAGCCGGATGAAATACAAGCGTTTCATCGATGCGGCGGGAGGATGGGCGACATTTCAGGACCTTCTGGCGGCGGCCCACGAGATCGGGCGCAAACACGGGGTCTCTCTTTCGAATGTCGCCTCTGCCTGGGTGCTGGAAACGCCTTCGGTTGCCGCGACCATCATCGGCGCCCGCATTACAGAGGCCGAGCATCGCGCGGATAACCTGCAGATCTTCGGCTTTGCCCTCGATGACGAAGATCGCGCCCGCCTCGAAGCGGTGTTTGCGCGGATGAAGATGGTGCCCGGCGATTGCGGCGACGAATACCGTAAGCCGCCGTTCCTGACCGCGTCCGGCGATCTTTCCCATCATCTCAATTCCATCGCCCCCCTCCATCCGGCGCTGCCCGACCCTAATCTGCCCGACCGTGCGCGGGTCTTCTCGGGGTCCAGATGGGAGCCTATCGCGGGCTATTGCCGCGCGGTGAGGGTCGGCGAGCGTATTCTGGTGTCGGGCACTACGGCCACGCATGGCGCCGATCATGCGATCGCGCCCGACAATGCGGGCGCACAGACGACCTATATCCTCGACAAGATCGTCGCGGCGCTGCGCGCGCATGGCGCAGGTCCCGAACATGTAGTGCGCACGCGCATCTATCTGACCGATGCGGAAGATTGCGAGGCGGTCTCGCGCGCCCATGGCCGCTTCTTTGCCCAACACCCTCCCGCCAACACCCTGTTGCAGGTCGCCAGACTCATCGGGCCCTACCGCGTGGAGATCGAAGCCGAGGCCATGCTGTCCGCCTGA
- a CDS encoding branched-chain amino acid ABC transporter permease: protein MDLLIYAAFFLTMALTYAVICLGLNLQWGQTGLFNVGIAGFVAVGAYVSALLTTPAIDGRLGGFGLPILIGWLGGGLAAGVLCFLLGALTLRLRADYLAIATFGAAVVIQLALLNLEGVTGGPFGIGFIPRPFGILQSHANLFTLANLGVMLATVLLSYLVLEHLVRSPWGRVLRALREDETAARALGKNPVTYRLQAFAIGGFFMGLGGAAQAHFIGFIAPDNYLPILTFQVWTMLIVGGSGNMRGAILGAVLVWAIWALSGSAVSALFPPEAQARAASLQIVMIGVALCAVLLLRPRGLLGEAGTLRARRPALFSKASLSKGTHSKGSKTNA from the coding sequence ATGGATCTTCTGATATACGCCGCCTTCTTCCTGACCATGGCGCTGACCTATGCCGTCATCTGTCTGGGGCTGAACCTGCAATGGGGGCAGACGGGGCTGTTCAACGTGGGGATCGCGGGCTTTGTGGCCGTGGGTGCTTATGTCTCGGCGCTGCTGACCACCCCCGCCATCGACGGACGGCTCGGCGGCTTCGGCCTGCCGATCCTGATCGGCTGGCTGGGCGGCGGGCTGGCGGCGGGTGTTTTATGCTTCCTTCTCGGAGCGCTGACACTGCGTCTGCGGGCCGACTATCTGGCGATTGCCACATTCGGTGCCGCCGTTGTCATCCAGCTGGCGCTTCTCAATCTGGAGGGGGTCACCGGCGGGCCCTTCGGCATCGGCTTCATCCCCCGTCCCTTCGGCATCCTGCAAAGTCACGCCAACCTTTTCACACTGGCCAATCTTGGCGTAATGCTAGCGACGGTGCTCCTGAGCTATCTGGTGCTCGAGCATCTGGTGCGCTCGCCCTGGGGCCGCGTGCTGCGGGCGCTGCGCGAGGACGAGACCGCCGCGCGTGCGCTTGGCAAGAACCCCGTGACCTACCGCCTGCAGGCCTTTGCCATCGGCGGCTTCTTCATGGGGCTAGGCGGTGCGGCACAGGCCCATTTCATCGGCTTCATCGCGCCGGACAACTATCTGCCCATCCTGACCTTCCAGGTCTGGACCATGCTCATCGTAGGTGGCTCCGGCAATATGCGCGGCGCCATTCTGGGCGCAGTGCTCGTCTGGGCGATCTGGGCGCTCTCGGGATCTGCCGTCAGTGCGCTTTTCCCGCCCGAGGCGCAGGCCCGTGCCGCCTCGCTGCAGATCGTCATGATCGGGGTGGCGCTCTGTGCCGTGCTCCTGCTGCGTCCGCGCGGGCTCCTGGGCGAGGCGGGGACTTTGCGCGCGCGTCGTCCTGCCCTGTTTTCCAAAGCCTCGCTCTCCAAAGGCACTCACTCCAAAGGATCCAAAACCAATGCCTGA
- a CDS encoding branched-chain amino acid ABC transporter permease, giving the protein MILQPVMDGLVNGAIIGLGAIGVTLTYSILRFANFAHGELLSWGAYLALTISAALGAMLPALGTPIGPFSFGWSVPIAMAGSILATAALTLATDWLLFERLRRSGAATIILVMASFGAALALRNLIEFAYTSSPQYFTNALQISREILPGLRATPDQMLVVGLGVVLVIAVHLVLTRSAAGRAMRAVSENPQLAALVGIDARGVIRMVWILGAGLAAIGGIMSGVVVQIRPTMGHDLLLPLFAAAILGGIGSVPGAMLAGLMVGLAEAFTVQIIGAEWRAAVSFVILVAVLLLRPQGIFGKAMA; this is encoded by the coding sequence ATGATATTGCAACCTGTCATGGACGGCCTCGTGAACGGGGCAATCATCGGCCTTGGCGCGATCGGCGTCACACTCACCTATTCCATCCTGCGCTTTGCCAATTTCGCCCATGGCGAACTCCTCAGCTGGGGTGCCTATCTGGCGCTCACCATCAGCGCGGCGCTTGGCGCGATGCTGCCCGCACTCGGCACGCCTATCGGGCCGTTCAGCTTCGGCTGGTCGGTGCCTATTGCCATGGCCGGATCGATCCTCGCCACCGCCGCGCTGACATTGGCCACCGACTGGCTGCTGTTCGAGCGGCTCCGGCGCTCGGGAGCGGCCACGATCATTCTGGTCATGGCCTCTTTCGGTGCGGCGCTCGCCCTGCGCAACCTCATCGAATTCGCCTATACCTCGAGCCCGCAATATTTCACCAATGCGCTGCAGATCAGCCGCGAGATCCTGCCGGGCCTCAGGGCCACGCCCGACCAGATGCTTGTGGTGGGGCTGGGCGTTGTGCTGGTGATCGCGGTGCACCTGGTGCTCACGCGCAGCGCCGCAGGGCGCGCCATGCGCGCCGTGTCGGAAAATCCGCAGCTGGCCGCTCTTGTCGGCATTGATGCGCGCGGGGTCATCCGCATGGTCTGGATCCTCGGTGCGGGGCTTGCCGCCATCGGGGGGATCATGTCGGGGGTCGTCGTGCAGATCCGGCCCACCATGGGCCATGACCTGCTGCTGCCGCTCTTTGCCGCCGCCATTCTGGGCGGGATAGGCTCTGTGCCAGGCGCCATGCTGGCAGGCCTCATGGTCGGGCTGGCCGAGGCCTTCACCGTGCAGATCATCGGTGCCGAATGGCGGGCGGCGGTCTCCTTTGTCATCCTTGTTGCGGTGCTTCTCCTGCGCCCGCAGGGTATTTTCGGAAAGGCAATGGCCTGA
- a CDS encoding ABC transporter ATP-binding protein, protein MKDVLRIRGLHAGYQPDLPILKGVDLVVGEGEFVVLLGPNGAGKSTLVKTIAGLVPVHEGAIKLYGEEISRLPAHLRLRHRLAFVPQTENIFAQMSIRENLQLAAQILPKAERAERMAAMMETFPDLARRPATRAGSLSGGQRQMLAVARAMIVDPQVLILDEPSAGLSPLMVADVFDRLRAINETGITILLVEQNVRAGLGIASRGVILVEGRVAHDAPSDLLANDPVVADLYLGGHAAAPAREGAL, encoded by the coding sequence ATGAAAGATGTGTTGCGTATCCGTGGCCTGCACGCCGGCTACCAGCCCGATCTGCCGATCCTCAAAGGCGTGGATCTGGTTGTGGGCGAAGGCGAGTTCGTGGTGCTGCTTGGCCCCAACGGGGCGGGAAAATCGACGCTGGTCAAGACTATCGCGGGTCTGGTGCCCGTCCATGAGGGGGCGATCAAGCTCTACGGCGAGGAGATCTCCAGACTGCCCGCCCATCTGCGGCTGCGCCACAGGCTGGCCTTCGTGCCGCAGACCGAGAACATCTTCGCCCAGATGAGCATACGCGAGAACCTGCAGCTTGCCGCGCAGATCCTTCCAAAGGCAGAGCGGGCGGAACGGATGGCCGCGATGATGGAGACCTTCCCCGATCTGGCCCGTCGCCCCGCCACCCGCGCGGGTAGCCTCTCGGGCGGGCAACGCCAGATGCTGGCCGTGGCGCGCGCGATGATCGTGGACCCGCAGGTGCTGATCCTCGACGAGCCCTCGGCAGGGCTCTCGCCCCTGATGGTGGCGGATGTGTTCGACCGCCTGCGCGCCATCAACGAGACCGGCATCACCATCCTGCTGGTCGAGCAGAATGTCCGCGCGGGGCTGGGAATTGCCAGCCGCGGGGTCATTCTGGTCGAGGGTCGTGTGGCCCATGATGCGCCCTCGGACCTTCTGGCCAATGATCCGGTGGTGGCCGATCTTTATCTGGGTGGCCATGCCGCCGCCCCCGCGAGGGAGGGCGCGCTATGA
- a CDS encoding ABC transporter ATP-binding protein, which yields MDQTREAVLAAHGLSRSFQGVRAVDNMSLSLHPGELLGLIGPNGAGKTTMFNMLAGALPPSSGRIELAGHDVTREGAEKRLGRGLGRSFQIPRPFPEMTVLENVLCGAQRQSGESVWGAAFRLGAARRDEARALEKARQIIEFLLLGHLVDQPARVLSGGQRKLLELARLLMADPKVLLLDEPAAGVNPSLLEEIMGRIVALNAQGVSILLIEHNMDMVARLCSRVVVMAQGAELAKGAPDAVIREPQVIRAYLGDAA from the coding sequence ATGGACCAGACCCGAGAGGCGGTGCTTGCCGCCCATGGTCTCAGCCGGAGCTTTCAGGGGGTGCGCGCCGTGGACAATATGTCCCTGTCGCTCCATCCCGGCGAGTTGCTCGGCCTGATCGGCCCTAACGGGGCCGGAAAGACCACGATGTTCAATATGCTGGCGGGCGCGCTGCCGCCCTCTTCGGGGCGGATCGAGCTTGCGGGACATGACGTGACCCGCGAAGGGGCCGAGAAGCGGCTGGGCCGCGGCCTGGGCCGCAGCTTCCAGATCCCGCGCCCCTTCCCCGAGATGACAGTGCTGGAAAATGTTCTGTGCGGGGCGCAAAGACAGAGTGGCGAAAGCGTCTGGGGGGCGGCCTTCCGGCTGGGGGCCGCGCGCCGTGACGAGGCCCGCGCGCTGGAGAAAGCCCGCCAGATCATCGAGTTCCTGCTGCTAGGCCATCTGGTGGATCAGCCCGCGCGGGTGCTTTCGGGCGGGCAGCGCAAGCTGCTGGAACTCGCGCGCCTGCTGATGGCCGATCCCAAGGTGCTCCTGCTCGACGAGCCCGCCGCCGGAGTGAACCCGAGCCTTCTCGAGGAGATCATGGGCCGGATCGTCGCGCTGAATGCGCAGGGCGTCTCGATCCTGCTGATCGAGCACAATATGGATATGGTGGCGCGGCTATGCTCGCGCGTAGTGGTGATGGCGCAGGGTGCCGAGCTGGCAAAGGGCGCCCCCGACGCGGTGATCCGCGAGCCACAGGTCATCCGCGCCTATCTGGGAGATGCCGCATGA